A section of the Amblyomma americanum isolate KBUSLIRL-KWMA chromosome 2, ASM5285725v1, whole genome shotgun sequence genome encodes:
- the LOC144120236 gene encoding uncharacterized protein LOC144120236 produces the protein MSTDALTDRGRGDGDRQPPRVFVPASQRRMQNRERVPAGQAPSRVQQLDRLMMPRTSLLIGVRKAATFVAILLGAAMLIKFMTFADETLASRHTHVFVRDSQLLSTLRAVCDSHVCQRYSWELQASLDVSRNPCHSLYDFVCGRWRRAATAPSVRESAENRLLTQAMLSVVTANSSDRAPDVVSETVTGLVRSCLHARGDPSELVGFLSRRGILPYKWRGPYGVLKNLVDLSVNWDIHVWFDLSIAVQDTATPIVHIRTSAAFEEWIKVFKKMGRTEKYKRNLENTFRLLGLRNEHLTAALHRASIMNTLVSAVLRSARRAPDSGPLALNIGQIAATLTPAVPATAWLGALRAVVSSLANISEETFVHVKSSRVLRALNSLFEFGKNRQEHLAEHIAYRTFVEIGWMVDERNSTMRPFQLSPENLETRCLRAVEKMAGRAWYSLFPALPRERPQRDVLTLVQFINASAGNIGGPYGASVPADVLPPFQPSFFANWVAYREAKRDLESSGIYDILRIDRVEDRSWQRGQNWTVEPLIFSYPFFHTQLHPAVNFAGAGRLLARALLSLSPANVSAQEIEEKAVAAALRALHESPETPDGRAAALPNTTAVDELFFMASCYAVCDTEDIGHTARNMCDGPAMRLRSYAAAFGCKPPLEKMFPPQETYIDFRI, from the exons ATGTCGACGGATGCACTCACCGACCGAGGCCGGGGCGACGGCGACCGCCAGCCGCCGCGGGTGTTCGTGCCTGCCTCGCAGCGCCGCATGCAGAACAGGGAACGCGTCCCGGCGGGACAGGCACCG TCACGTGTGCAGCAGCTGGACCGATTAATGATGCCCAGAACTTCGCTGCTCATTGGCGTTCGCAAGGCAGCCACCTTCGTCGCCATACTCCTCGGCGCCGCCATGTTGATCAAGTTCATGACGTTTGCTGACGAAACCCTCGCCTCTCGCCACACCCACGTCTTCGTGCGCGACAGTCAGCTGCTGTCGACGCTCCGCGCTGTATGCGATAGCCACGTCTGCCAGAGGTACTCTTGGGAACTGCAGGCTTCTCTTGACGTGTCTCGGAACCCCTGTCACAGCCTGTACGACTTCGTGTGCGGTCGCTGGCGTCGGGCAGCCACCGCCCCATCAGTCCGCGAGTCCGCTGAAAACAGGCTGCTCACACAAGCAATGCTTTCTGTGGTCACCGCGAACAGCTCGGACAGAGCACCAGACGTCGTTTCAGAGACGGTTACGGGACTGGTGCGCTCCTGTTTGCACGCAAGAGGAGACCCATCTGAACTAGTGGGTTTTCTTAGTAGGCGCGGCATCCTGCCGTACAAGTGGCGTGGCCCCTACGGCGTACTGAAAAACCTTGTAGACTTGTCTGTAAACTGGGACATCCATGTATGGTTTGACTTAAGCATTGCCGTGCAAGACACCGCGACGCCCATTGTGCACATTCGCACCAGCGCAGCGTTTGAGGAATGGATCAAGGTGTTCAAGAAAATGGGAAGAACTGAAAAATACAAAAGGAACCTCGAAAACACCTTCCGGCTTCTGGGTCTGCGAAATGAGCATCTGACTGCAGCGTTGCATCGCGCTTCAATAATGAATACGCTTGTCAGTGCAGTCCTCAGAAGTGCCAGGCGAGCGCCCGACAGTGGGCCACTCGCACTGAATATCGGACAAATTGCAGCGACTCTGACCCCCGCAGTTCCCGCGACTGCATGGCTCGGTGCGCTCCGCGCAGTCGTGTCTTCACTGGCGAACATCTCAGAGGAGACCTTTGTGCACGTAAAAAGTTCAAGGGTCCTTCGCGCGCTTAACAGCCTTTTTGAATTCGGGAAGAACAGGCAAGAACACCTGGCGGAACACATTGCCTACCGCACCTTTGTAGAAATTGGCTGGATGGTCGACGAGCGCAACTCCACTATGCGTCCATTTCAGCTTAGCCCTGAGAACTTGGAGACTCGTTGCCTGCGTGCGGTGGAAAAGATGGCGGGCCGCGCCTGGTACAGCCTGTTTCCCGCGCTGCCCAGAGAACGGCCGCAACGTGACGTGCTGACCTTGGTGCAGTTCATCAATGCTTCAGCAGGCAACATTGGTGGCCCATATGGTGCTTCGGTGCCCGCCGACGTACTGCCGCCTTTCCAGCCGTCATTCTTTGCCAATTGGGTCGCGTACAGAGAGGCGAAGCGTGACCTGGAGTCGTCTGGCATCTACGACATCCTGAGGATCGATCGAGTGGAAGATCGATCCTGGCAACGGGGGCAGAACTGGACGGTGGAGCCGCTGATATTCTCCTACCCGTTCTTCCACACCCAACTGCATCCGGCCGTGAACTTCGCGGGCGCCGGGAGGCTTCTGGCGCGGGCCTTGCTCAGCCTTTCCCCTGCCAATGTCTCGGCCCAGGAGATCGAAGAAAAGGCAGTCGCTGCGGCCTTACGCGCACTGCATGAGAGCCCCGAGACGCCTGACGGACGCGCTGCTGCACTCCCGAACACTACTGCCGTGGACGAACTGTTCTTCATGGCGTCGTGCTACGCAGTTTGCGACACTGAGGACATCGGGCACACAGCGCGCAATATGTGCGACGGTCCCGCGATGCGGCTGCGGTCTTACGCAGCGGCGTTCGGGTGCAAGCCACCGCTGGAAAAAATGTTTCCTCCGCAAGAAACATATATCGACTTTCGCATCTAG